In the genome of Dermacentor silvarum isolate Dsil-2018 chromosome 1, BIME_Dsil_1.4, whole genome shotgun sequence, one region contains:
- the LOC125942862 gene encoding uncharacterized protein LOC125942862, which produces MLHCLFMAMTLNESVPASDPDHSDKAHLERRPHDGWFRRCDGSLVQQSRTFFLSFPRLFVRFTCNSCQLAVKQFSLKLLLCLCRDKFSFIIKFSSDTQRVLQYQPNLSIVEAFGYFGGYIGIWLGFSLLSVLLNLEEHMAKMFAKRMQRVKAADDTVMVLRLKQRF; this is translated from the exons ATGCTTCACTGCCTGTTCATGGCGATGACACTGAATGAGTCAGTTCCTGCTTCGGACCCTGACCACAGTGATAAGGCGCATCTCGAGCGCCGCCCACACGATGG ATGGTTTAGGAGGTGTGATGGGAGCCTGGTCCAGCAGAGCCGAACCTTTTTTCTGTCATTTCCCCGACTGTTCGTGCGATTCACCTGCAATTCATGCCAACTGGCTGTCAAACAATTCTCACTGAAGCTTTTATTGTGCCTTTGCAGGGACAAGTTCTCCTTCATAATAAAATTTTCGTCCGATACGCAACGAGTGCTGCAGTATCAGCCCAATCTTTCG ATAGTAGAGGCGTTCGGCTATTTCGGAGGATACATCGGAATATGGCTGGGATTTTCGTTGCTATCAGTGCTGCTTAATCTTGAAGAGCACATGGCCAAAATGTTTGCCAAGCGGATGCAGAG AGTCAAGGCAGCTGACGACACCGTGATGGTCTTGCGGCTGAAGCAGCGCTTCTGA